The proteins below come from a single Methanospirillum lacunae genomic window:
- a CDS encoding GNAT family N-acetyltransferase: MNKNSDVLFRTASHDDVDDLAKHHRKMFEEIWINRKIPFNPVMMEKMESNYIKKLVDEFRSGSCHAWIICRNEQVLSSGALSVCSYVPVPHDPSPNIAFLHSIYTEPEERGKGYARIITKEAIDYCQKNHIIRLYLFASETGKIIYEKEGFVSVDNVMMKLIKSKIS; the protein is encoded by the coding sequence ATGAATAAAAACTCTGATGTACTTTTCAGGACTGCTTCACATGATGATGTTGATGATCTCGCAAAGCATCATCGGAAAATGTTTGAGGAAATTTGGATTAATAGGAAAATACCCTTTAATCCGGTGATGATGGAGAAAATGGAGTCCAATTATATTAAAAAACTGGTAGATGAGTTCCGGTCCGGGTCCTGTCATGCCTGGATCATTTGCCGAAATGAACAGGTACTCTCAAGTGGGGCACTGAGTGTTTGTTCATATGTCCCGGTTCCTCATGATCCTTCACCAAATATTGCTTTTCTCCATAGTATCTATACTGAACCGGAAGAGAGGGGCAAGGGATATGCCAGAATAATAACAAAGGAAGCGATAGATTATTGCCAAAAAAACCATATCATTCGATTATACCTTTTTGCCAGTGAAACAGGGAAAATCATATATGAGAAAGAAGGATTTGTGTCTGTTGATAATGTAATGATGAAACTGATTAAATCAAAGATTTCATGA
- a CDS encoding ATP-binding response regulator — protein sequence MNNHVRILVVEDEFVTGLEIRARLEDLKYEVLEVLDTGEEAILQAEKLLPDIMIMDITLRGKINGIEAAEIIRKKLTIPIIFLTAHSDEGTIQKAIQSEPFGYLIKPLDERALNTTIQMALYKYSMEKALIESERRYRTIAELTEDAILILNRDKSIAFLNNQAKKKLHLSDYTPGVENFVEIVPDELYEILKEDIEEVFENNRSINSTYHFFLDNEEAWFDCSIIPISTDIGVFQVIVLLHDVTQMIKIEKEIEKKGIVQIEHNMEQFQILNDRIRNPLAIIIAAASLTESKQNDEIMKQVMVIDNLVSQLDRGWAQSEVVRNFLLKHYGHGKKIN from the coding sequence ATGAACAATCATGTCCGAATTCTCGTTGTTGAAGATGAATTTGTAACAGGTCTAGAAATCCGGGCACGTCTTGAAGATCTGAAGTACGAAGTATTAGAAGTTCTTGATACCGGCGAAGAAGCTATCCTTCAAGCAGAAAAACTCCTCCCAGATATCATGATCATGGATATCACATTACGAGGGAAAATTAACGGGATAGAAGCTGCAGAAATAATTCGAAAAAAACTTACCATCCCAATAATCTTTCTTACAGCCCATTCAGATGAAGGTACAATTCAGAAAGCCATTCAGTCAGAGCCCTTCGGTTACCTTATTAAACCTCTTGATGAGCGGGCACTAAACACGACTATCCAGATGGCTCTTTATAAGTACTCGATGGAAAAAGCACTAATAGAAAGTGAAAGGCGATACCGGACCATAGCAGAACTAACTGAAGATGCCATCCTTATACTAAACCGGGATAAATCCATAGCATTTCTCAATAACCAAGCAAAAAAGAAACTTCACTTATCTGATTATACTCCCGGAGTTGAGAATTTTGTCGAAATAGTGCCAGATGAACTCTATGAAATTTTAAAGGAGGATATAGAAGAGGTTTTTGAAAATAACCGATCAATAAATTCAACGTATCATTTTTTCCTCGACAATGAAGAGGCCTGGTTTGATTGTTCGATTATCCCGATTTCTACAGATATCGGTGTTTTCCAGGTCATTGTCCTGCTCCATGATGTAACCCAGATGATCAAGATCGAAAAAGAGATAGAAAAGAAGGGAATTGTTCAGATAGAACATAACATGGAACAATTCCAGATACTAAATGACCGGATAAGAAACCCACTTGCAATTATTATTGCGGCTGCTTCTCTCACTGAATCAAAACAGAATGATGAGATAATGAAGCAGGTTATGGTAATTGACAATCTGGTCAGCCAGCTTGACCGCGGATGGGCTCAGTCAGAAGTAGTCCGGAATTTTCTGCTCAAACACTATGGTCATGGGAAGAAAATCAACTGA
- a CDS encoding transporter substrate-binding domain-containing protein — translation MDPRYLIPVVIILFTASVIGYIQYQSGIDTSLSDHQHNCITIGYAVEPPYAYVSGINITGESPEVAQRIVEKLGIPCVTWRQTEFGSLISELEAGRIDVIAAGMFITDERLKRISFSSPSFKVNQGLLVKSGNPSDIHSYKEAVDKKDVIISVLAGSVEQTAFLELGMPEERLIMVPDTPTGRSSVETGYSTGFALSTPSIRWLASHSPPGVVEEAQPFVQSDIPGLKSYGYGAFGFRKEDKTLLSAWNNAMKEYIGSDNHLDLVRRFGVLRDEMPEKEFLLYLSR, via the coding sequence ATGGATCCCAGGTACCTAATCCCGGTTGTAATCATTCTTTTCACCGCCAGCGTCATCGGATACATTCAGTATCAGTCAGGAATTGATACCTCCCTGAGTGATCATCAACATAATTGTATCACCATCGGCTATGCTGTGGAACCACCATATGCCTATGTATCAGGTATCAATATTACCGGTGAATCACCGGAAGTTGCACAAAGAATTGTTGAAAAACTCGGTATACCCTGTGTTACCTGGAGACAGACAGAATTTGGCTCACTCATATCTGAACTGGAAGCAGGAAGGATTGATGTTATTGCCGCCGGGATGTTCATAACTGATGAAAGGTTGAAACGAATCTCATTTTCATCACCTTCGTTCAAGGTAAACCAGGGATTACTGGTCAAATCTGGAAATCCTTCAGATATTCATTCGTACAAAGAGGCAGTAGACAAAAAAGATGTTATTATTTCAGTTCTTGCCGGTTCAGTTGAACAAACCGCATTTCTAGAACTTGGTATGCCTGAAGAGAGGCTAATTATGGTTCCGGATACTCCTACAGGTCGTTCATCGGTAGAAACTGGGTATTCTACAGGGTTTGCCCTGTCAACCCCCTCCATTCGTTGGCTTGCGTCCCATTCACCCCCGGGAGTCGTAGAAGAAGCTCAGCCATTTGTTCAGAGTGATATACCAGGGCTCAAATCATACGGCTATGGAGCTTTTGGATTCAGAAAAGAAGATAAAACACTGCTTTCTGCCTGGAATAATGCAATGAAAGAGTATATTGGGAGTGATAATCATCTTGATCTCGTCAGGAGATTTGGTGTTTTAAGAGATGAAATGCCGGAAAAAGAATTCCTCCTGTATCTCTCGAGGTGA
- a CDS encoding PAS domain-containing sensor histidine kinase: MTQFPNLIKRVSHFVTSPRFWIWAVILFTIFVCFSITWLHYHEQDEIKHITNDLDLLGTARIDLIKGFLHTTQGEETSSPYDKSQGYALLDQSIDSFEETINEIEKNHPQYKNDELTHTALFRDQVENFKNILNLMVRSSVHDDNLQIKLRVTLYNLEQQANLLDLALRESLQERTNTWNGIFILMLGFILFLLSGLCFAVLYSMNLTETAFSQLKDTEQKYRLLAENAGDVIWTMDLFTKRMNYVSPSVFSLLGYTPKETLVLAPEDLMTLDSFHSIDTHLSDRIKAMESGDPSSRVEIFTVDLKRKDRTIVPVEVVTTLIQNEDGAVSGMVGVVRDISERKITESALQESEERHRRVLDTMLEGFQILTPDFGYLYLNDEAVKQSGYSREELMNSTLLEKFPGIENTPLFAALKNSLENKIPQIIENEFKYPTGASSWFTLRIQPIKEGLAVLSVNITDQKKSEFELIKKNTELEAALEELCASEEEIKHNYEELLKSQEKLFKSEEKFRNLADYTYDWEYLINPDLEFEYITPSVHRISGYNPEDFYLKNITLEEIIHPDDRDMYNIHIQNFTNPEKVEIFFRIITKENEVKWISHHCYPVYDKDGIFLGRRAVNRDITDKKLIEDELIHSYEELENRVRERTHELTRKNEELDKIKTILEENQERLDRAQHVAHYGSWDIILNTNEFHCSPELLRIFGYDPDTTTPDYDRILTRVHPDDREKSLDMIRKTIHDKSSGSVTHRIILPNGETRTIFAQIEYFSDIVGDSSRIVGSSQDITDINQAMEERQRITREIHDLYNNAPCGYHSLDGTGLIIRMNDTELSWLMYTREEIINRMNIQQLLTPESFERFKISFPIFIKTGSLVDLELTFVRKDGTTFPVKVNASAIYDESGNYIMSRTIISDITEQKKYDETIFKSLREKEILLKEIHHRVKNNMQVISSLLFMQARNLKDPAVIELLNESQNRIRSLALIHEKLYQSDNLDHIDYGLYIKKIIDYLFQSYNVTKDDITVNLNISSIYLDIDKAVPCSLIINEMISNSLKHAFPKGKKGIITIDMSADEDSFHLEYVDNGIGLPDDQILEKSSSLGLQLIKGLSKQLGGELDIIREVGTCFILVFPK; encoded by the coding sequence ATGACACAATTCCCTAATCTGATAAAAAGAGTGTCCCACTTCGTCACAAGTCCTCGGTTTTGGATATGGGCAGTGATCCTTTTTACCATTTTTGTCTGTTTTTCCATCACATGGCTTCATTATCATGAACAGGATGAAATTAAACATATAACCAATGATCTGGATCTTTTGGGAACAGCACGTATCGACCTGATCAAAGGGTTTTTACATACTACCCAGGGAGAAGAGACTTCTTCTCCATACGATAAATCACAAGGATATGCCCTCCTTGATCAGTCTATTGACTCATTTGAAGAGACAATCAACGAAATAGAAAAAAACCACCCGCAATATAAGAATGATGAACTTACACACACAGCCCTATTTCGTGACCAGGTAGAGAATTTTAAAAATATACTCAATTTAATGGTGCGTTCTTCTGTTCATGACGATAACCTCCAGATAAAACTTCGCGTTACTCTGTATAATCTTGAACAGCAGGCAAATCTTCTTGATCTGGCATTAAGAGAGTCACTTCAGGAACGCACTAACACCTGGAACGGCATTTTTATCCTTATGTTGGGGTTTATTCTGTTTCTATTATCAGGACTCTGTTTTGCAGTACTCTATTCCATGAACCTTACAGAAACTGCATTTTCACAATTGAAAGATACTGAACAAAAATATCGGTTACTAGCTGAAAATGCGGGAGATGTCATATGGACGATGGATCTATTCACAAAAAGAATGAACTATGTCAGTCCTTCGGTTTTTTCTCTTCTCGGATACACACCAAAAGAGACTCTTGTACTGGCCCCCGAAGATCTTATGACTCTGGATTCTTTTCATTCCATTGATACTCATTTATCAGATCGGATTAAGGCCATGGAGTCTGGAGACCCCTCATCACGGGTTGAGATCTTTACTGTTGACCTCAAACGAAAAGACCGTACAATCGTTCCGGTTGAAGTTGTAACAACACTCATACAAAATGAAGATGGAGCAGTTTCTGGCATGGTTGGAGTCGTTCGTGACATCAGTGAGAGAAAAATAACTGAGTCTGCACTCCAGGAGAGCGAAGAGCGTCACCGCCGGGTTTTAGATACAATGCTAGAGGGGTTCCAGATATTAACTCCTGATTTTGGATATTTATACCTCAATGATGAAGCAGTAAAACAAAGTGGGTACTCAAGGGAAGAACTTATGAACAGTACCCTTTTAGAAAAGTTTCCGGGAATTGAAAATACACCACTCTTTGCAGCGTTAAAAAATTCATTAGAGAACAAAATTCCCCAGATAATAGAGAATGAATTTAAATATCCAACAGGTGCTTCTTCCTGGTTTACCCTTCGGATTCAACCAATAAAAGAAGGACTTGCAGTATTATCCGTAAACATTACCGATCAGAAGAAGTCTGAATTTGAGTTGATTAAAAAAAATACCGAACTTGAAGCGGCACTAGAAGAATTATGTGCATCAGAAGAAGAGATCAAACATAACTATGAGGAACTTTTGAAAAGTCAGGAAAAATTATTCAAAAGTGAAGAAAAGTTTAGAAATTTAGCTGATTACACGTACGACTGGGAATACCTGATCAATCCAGATCTTGAATTTGAGTATATTACTCCATCAGTTCATCGTATAAGTGGATATAATCCTGAAGATTTTTACCTAAAAAACATAACTCTTGAAGAAATTATCCACCCCGATGACAGAGATATGTATAACATCCACATTCAAAACTTTACTAATCCAGAAAAAGTTGAAATTTTTTTCCGTATAATCACAAAAGAAAATGAGGTAAAATGGATATCACATCATTGTTACCCTGTATATGACAAAGATGGAATCTTTCTTGGTCGGAGAGCAGTAAACCGGGATATAACCGATAAAAAATTGATTGAGGATGAACTTATTCATTCTTATGAAGAACTTGAAAATCGTGTCAGGGAACGAACCCACGAATTAACCAGGAAAAATGAGGAACTGGACAAAATAAAAACCATTCTTGAAGAAAACCAGGAACGACTTGATAGAGCACAGCATGTTGCTCACTATGGAAGCTGGGACATAATCCTGAATACTAATGAATTCCACTGTTCTCCAGAACTTCTCCGGATATTTGGATACGATCCAGATACGACAACCCCTGATTATGACAGAATCTTAACTAGGGTACATCCTGATGATCGTGAAAAAAGCCTGGACATGATAAGGAAAACCATTCATGATAAGTCATCGGGATCAGTAACACATCGAATAATTCTGCCAAATGGTGAAACAAGGACTATTTTCGCACAGATAGAATATTTCAGTGATATAGTAGGAGATTCAAGCAGAATTGTTGGATCTTCTCAGGATATAACTGATATTAACCAGGCAATGGAAGAGAGACAAAGAATTACCAGAGAAATTCATGATCTCTACAATAATGCCCCATGCGGATACCATTCACTCGATGGAACTGGATTGATTATCAGAATGAACGATACTGAACTCTCATGGCTGATGTATACCAGAGAGGAAATCATTAACAGGATGAATATCCAGCAGTTACTCACACCGGAAAGTTTCGAGAGGTTTAAAATATCGTTCCCGATTTTTATCAAGACTGGTAGTTTAGTAGATTTAGAATTGACATTTGTCAGAAAGGATGGGACCACTTTTCCTGTAAAGGTTAATGCATCTGCAATATACGACGAATCTGGGAATTATATTATGTCGCGGACAATCATTAGTGATATTACAGAACAAAAGAAATATGATGAAACAATTTTTAAATCTCTCCGAGAAAAAGAGATACTTCTAAAAGAGATACATCACCGTGTTAAAAATAATATGCAGGTGATCTCAAGTCTCCTTTTTATGCAGGCACGAAACCTAAAAGATCCTGCTGTCATTGAATTATTAAATGAGAGTCAGAACAGAATTCGTTCACTTGCCCTTATTCATGAAAAACTTTACCAGTCAGATAATCTTGATCACATAGATTATGGTTTGTACATCAAGAAAATTATCGATTATCTGTTCCAGTCCTATAATGTAACAAAAGATGATATAACTGTTAATCTCAATATTTCGTCAATTTATTTAGATATTGACAAGGCTGTACCCTGTAGCCTTATCATAAACGAGATGATATCTAATTCACTAAAACATGCCTTTCCCAAAGGAAAAAAGGGCATCATTACAATCGATATGTCAGCAGATGAAGACTCATTTCACCTGGAATATGTTGATAATGGAATAGGCCTTCCAGATGATCAAATCCTGGAAAAAAGTAGTTCACTCGGCTTACAACTCATCAAAGGGTTGAGTAAACAACTGGGAGGAGAACTGGATATTATCCGTGAAGTGGGAACATGTTTCATATTGGTTTTTCCAAAATAA
- a CDS encoding S41 family peptidase, translating into MTQSGYYLFPVIFCSCLFFFFSLISAPVSAFTMPDCPECGMVWSDTCEPFETNNETAYNEQLTAAFSSVSANVTPVPDLSNQSWTDAFLTVHNLLKERYAFSSRKAVDWDRLYNTYSPKIVDAEARNDSASYYRTIREYLFSIPDGHINVLSENGDFGARYTDIGGGYGITVNLLDSGKCIISYVAHGSEAEKKGLKPGDVVTAWNGKEIHDAINETPYIWATKKPSTSEGIFLHQQRFLTRGPVGSQVTISVISPEKGSETIHLTGYDDRYDTVNRSSFFLGKNINDYGIENTLFDIKPQISNDSVTVRTLPGGYTYIALYEESYDVYQPFKSAMVSAMSNNTPGIVLDLRFNGGGDDNLASCIAGWFAKEPVFYEFATTYDPGLHNDTIISAACTKPRPRIYEGPVVVMVSPDTISSGEGVPMVMNKTARGKIISWYGTDGAFGMVTAAAILPLDLEILYPDGASLDENKKIQVDSDSTGIGGIAPHVRVPMNEDTITRGMAGEDVQLMYALKYLEDNKN; encoded by the coding sequence ATGACCCAGTCCGGATATTATTTATTCCCGGTTATATTCTGTTCATGCCTTTTTTTCTTTTTTTCTTTGATATCTGCTCCAGTCTCTGCCTTCACAATGCCTGATTGCCCTGAATGCGGGATGGTATGGAGCGATACATGCGAACCATTTGAAACCAATAATGAGACAGCATACAATGAACAATTAACAGCTGCATTTTCATCTGTTTCTGCCAATGTCACCCCTGTTCCTGATCTCAGTAATCAATCCTGGACTGATGCGTTTCTCACTGTTCATAATCTGCTTAAAGAGAGGTATGCCTTTAGTTCAAGGAAGGCTGTAGACTGGGACCGGTTGTATAACACCTATTCACCTAAAATAGTAGATGCTGAAGCACGAAATGACAGTGCATCGTATTACCGGACAATTCGGGAGTATCTCTTCTCAATCCCTGACGGCCATATAAATGTTCTCTCTGAAAATGGTGACTTTGGGGCACGATATACTGATATTGGTGGAGGATATGGTATTACAGTAAATCTCCTGGACTCCGGGAAATGCATTATAAGTTATGTGGCACATGGCAGCGAGGCAGAAAAAAAGGGCCTCAAGCCCGGTGATGTTGTTACAGCATGGAATGGAAAAGAGATTCACGATGCAATTAATGAGACCCCGTACATCTGGGCTACCAAAAAACCTTCTACATCAGAGGGTATTTTCCTGCACCAGCAGAGATTTCTTACCCGGGGTCCGGTTGGCTCTCAAGTAACCATCTCGGTTATATCACCAGAAAAAGGGTCAGAGACTATTCATCTTACTGGATATGATGATCGGTACGACACGGTAAACCGGTCATCATTTTTCCTTGGAAAAAATATCAATGATTACGGGATAGAAAATACCTTGTTTGATATTAAACCGCAGATCAGCAATGATTCTGTAACCGTTAGAACCCTCCCGGGAGGATATACTTACATCGCGTTATATGAAGAATCGTATGATGTCTATCAGCCGTTTAAATCCGCCATGGTTTCGGCTATGTCCAACAATACTCCCGGTATTGTGCTTGATTTAAGGTTTAACGGTGGTGGAGACGATAATCTCGCCTCCTGTATTGCCGGGTGGTTCGCAAAGGAACCTGTCTTTTATGAGTTTGCGACAACCTACGATCCCGGTCTTCATAATGATACGATTATTTCTGCAGCCTGTACAAAACCAAGACCCAGAATCTATGAAGGACCTGTTGTCGTGATGGTAAGCCCTGACACTATCAGTTCAGGAGAAGGGGTTCCCATGGTCATGAACAAGACCGCCCGGGGAAAAATAATCTCCTGGTATGGGACAGATGGTGCATTTGGTATGGTAACCGCCGCTGCAATCCTTCCTTTAGATCTGGAGATATTATACCCAGATGGTGCTTCTCTTGATGAAAATAAAAAAATTCAGGTAGATAGTGATTCAACAGGCATCGGGGGAATCGCTCCACATGTCAGGGTTCCGATGAATGAAGATACCATCACCCGGGGCATGGCAGGAGAAGATGTTCAACTTATGTATGCATTGAAGTACCTTGAGGATAACAAGAATTGA
- a CDS encoding DUF7123 family protein yields MFTPATITTTYNDRQMTLIHYLESRLKEGKNFFKSKYIARDTGLSSKEVGTNMGLLAENCPMFSIQKYSYSNSTTWLITHPQV; encoded by the coding sequence ATGTTCACACCAGCAACCATCACCACAACCTATAATGACAGACAGATGACCCTGATACATTATCTTGAAAGCCGTTTAAAAGAGGGAAAAAACTTCTTCAAATCCAAGTACATCGCCAGGGACACCGGTCTTTCATCTAAAGAAGTGGGAACAAATATGGGCCTGCTCGCTGAAAACTGCCCAATGTTTTCAATCCAGAAGTACAGTTACTCAAACAGTACCACATGGCTGATTACACATCCCCAGGTATAA
- a CDS encoding type 1 glutamine amidotransferase family protein, with translation MTNLLYLYIQDTMADWEPAFLLPELVSGRFLQSPDKKYHLRLCGRTRDPITTMGGLRLVPDMTIDEIEAAPDRLLILPGAMTWLEPIQEPVLGKVRDILETGMVVGAICGATMAIANAGLLNNRPHTSNDLEVLKQFCPGYSGEKYYQLQPAVSDGNLITASGVGSVDFAYEVMKKLGVMREETLEAWYQLYLTKKPEFFFKLMESLGQ, from the coding sequence ATGACGAACCTTCTCTATCTCTATATTCAGGATACTATGGCAGACTGGGAACCTGCCTTCCTTCTTCCTGAACTTGTATCTGGCAGATTTTTACAGTCTCCTGATAAAAAATATCATCTTCGTTTATGCGGCCGGACACGTGATCCAATCACGACCATGGGTGGCCTTCGGCTTGTGCCTGATATGACGATAGATGAGATAGAGGCTGCTCCCGACAGACTTCTCATCCTTCCCGGGGCTATGACCTGGCTTGAGCCGATCCAGGAGCCTGTGCTTGGAAAAGTCAGGGATATTCTTGAAACTGGCATGGTTGTCGGTGCTATCTGTGGAGCGACCATGGCCATTGCAAATGCTGGATTGCTCAATAACCGGCCCCATACGAGCAATGATCTCGAAGTCCTGAAGCAATTCTGCCCCGGGTATTCTGGTGAAAAATACTATCAATTACAACCTGCAGTCTCTGATGGCAATCTCATCACTGCAAGTGGGGTTGGATCTGTTGATTTTGCATATGAGGTGATGAAAAAGCTGGGAGTCATGCGGGAAGAGACACTTGAGGCCTGGTATCAACTGTATCTGACTAAGAAACCTGAGTTTTTTTTCAAATTAATGGAGTCTCTGGGTCAGTGA